ATGAACCGGCGGTCCATCGGGTTCACGCCCCAAGACCATTCCACGGACGGGCTGGAGACGGTGCGCAAGTCGTTTACGCCGGAGTTCCGCAACCGGCTCGACGCCATCATCCAGTTCGCGCCCCTGGACGGCGTTACCATCCGCCGGGTGGTGGACAAGTTCGTGGACGAGCTGGCGGTTCAGCTCGCGGAGAAGAACGTGACCCTCAAGGTGGACGAAACCGCTAGGGACTGGCTCGCGGAGCGGGGCTACGATCCCCTGATGGGCGCACGCCCCATGTCGCGCCTGATCCAGGACAAGATCCGCAAGGAACTCGCCGAGGAACTCCTGTTCGGGCGTTTGGCCAACGGTGGCGAGATCATAATTCGTGCCGAGGGCGATGAACTTGGGTTCGAGTTCGCCGGCGCCGCCGGCAGGGAAACGGTCACCGAGTAATGCCGGGGCCCGGGTCACGGCCCGACAGGGCCGTGACGGATTCCGTCCGGGCATGACGGCGGTCACGGCGAGCTGCTATGCGGGCGTTATGCAGTCGTGCCGCTGGTGGTGCGTACCGGGGCGGCACGGTCGGGTCGGGCCGGATTGGCGAGGAGTGGATTAGCGGGCGCGGTAGGTGATTCGCCCCTTGGATAGATCGTACGGCGTGAGTTCCACGGTGACGGTATCGCCCGTCAGAATGCGGATGTAGTGCTTGCGCATCTTGCCGGAGATGTGCGCGGTCACGATGTGCCCGTTCTCCAGCTCAACGCGGAACATCGTGTTGGGCAGGGTTTCAATGATCTTTCCCTGCATCTTGATGTGATCGTCTTTCGCCATGCAGTTGTTGTCTCCTGGTGGAAGCGTCTGATTCAAATGCCCGATGTGTCCTGGTGCGTACCGCCCCGCGCAGGGTTCCGCCACCGCCGGTCCGGGCCGCCACGATACCGCCCGGGTTCAGTCCGTGTTGCGGCATAGAGGCTGCCAGCTACGTTCCCGGTAGACCT
The DNA window shown above is from Aquisalimonas sp. 2447 and carries:
- the infA gene encoding translation initiation factor IF-1, with product MAKDDHIKMQGKIIETLPNTMFRVELENGHIVTAHISGKMRKHYIRILTGDTVTVELTPYDLSKGRITYRAR